In Stieleria varia, one genomic interval encodes:
- a CDS encoding DUF1552 domain-containing protein, which produces MTRRFHPDASTHAAGANGKQPTVSRRTLLRGLGAVTIGLPLLEEMMVSSALASPAADVPTRAFNVFFGLGIPAPLQEEVLDGVLEPLKPLADKLLIMRGVDQTRADESGINAHFDGASAAFTAEPPDGEAKAGGPSLDQVIRREQHPDGMPPGMVPTLVAGTFFRRSRVSRYVHSYNPDGTVAATMQEKPRDVFERVFGTVDQSQGADQRRIDRSVLDSVVEQYKFYTGANSPLGAASRGRVADHLERIREYETRAFASQSHDPRAPQLPAPSELRHGGAADPGGEGIDMHIDDLSREWRLMADLYALAIQMDRVRFGSLTFLAAGERLRMTGQYKYNERLVYEFNDEKELGKSGSAGCSHEWWHQFNPGKQNVQLRAHAHMKMREVAYFLKRLDETVEGNGKTILENSCLTISTESGDGRHNDVKRELSGVFHAITPANGRFKTGIVDVGCEGLDVYNTMLAAMGSKRQLGPAKRQGKSVDAIRA; this is translated from the coding sequence ATGACGCGACGATTCCATCCCGATGCTTCGACGCATGCCGCTGGCGCCAATGGCAAACAGCCGACCGTCAGTCGGCGGACGCTGCTGCGTGGCCTTGGCGCGGTCACGATCGGGCTGCCGTTGTTGGAGGAAATGATGGTTTCCTCCGCATTGGCCTCACCCGCTGCCGATGTCCCGACCAGGGCGTTCAATGTCTTCTTTGGTTTGGGTATCCCCGCGCCGCTGCAGGAGGAGGTGCTCGACGGTGTCCTGGAGCCGCTTAAACCGCTGGCCGATAAACTGCTGATCATGCGCGGCGTCGACCAAACCCGGGCCGACGAATCGGGAATCAATGCGCACTTTGACGGTGCCTCCGCTGCGTTCACGGCCGAGCCACCTGACGGCGAAGCCAAAGCGGGCGGTCCGTCGTTGGATCAAGTGATCCGTCGCGAACAACACCCCGACGGAATGCCACCGGGAATGGTACCGACACTTGTAGCGGGAACATTCTTTCGACGCAGTCGTGTCAGTCGCTACGTCCACAGCTACAACCCCGACGGCACCGTCGCGGCGACCATGCAGGAAAAACCACGCGACGTGTTCGAACGTGTGTTCGGCACCGTTGATCAAAGCCAAGGCGCTGACCAGCGGCGGATCGATCGCAGCGTCTTGGACAGCGTCGTCGAACAGTACAAGTTCTACACCGGAGCGAATTCACCGCTGGGAGCTGCATCGCGTGGCCGTGTGGCGGACCACTTGGAACGCATCCGCGAGTATGAGACTCGGGCGTTCGCCAGCCAGTCGCATGATCCCCGCGCGCCGCAACTGCCAGCCCCCAGCGAACTTCGGCATGGCGGAGCCGCTGACCCGGGCGGCGAAGGCATCGACATGCACATCGACGATCTTTCTCGCGAGTGGCGATTGATGGCCGACTTGTATGCTTTGGCTATTCAAATGGACCGCGTCCGATTCGGCTCGCTCACTTTTCTCGCCGCCGGCGAACGATTGCGAATGACCGGCCAGTACAAGTACAACGAGCGCCTCGTGTACGAGTTCAACGACGAAAAGGAACTCGGCAAATCCGGATCCGCCGGATGCTCACACGAATGGTGGCACCAATTCAATCCCGGTAAACAGAACGTGCAGTTACGTGCTCACGCCCACATGAAAATGCGAGAGGTCGCGTATTTCTTGAAACGCCTGGACGAGACCGTCGAAGGCAACGGCAAGACCATCCTTGAAAACAGTTGCCTCACGATCAGCACCGAATCGGGCGATGGACGTCACAATGATGTCAAACGTGAACTTTCCGGTGTTTTTCATGCGATCACGCCCGCCAATGGCCGATTCAAAACCGGAATCGTCGACGTCGGGTGTGAAGGACTCGACGTGTACAACACGATGCTGGCGGCAATGGGCAGCAAGCGACAATTGGGACCAGCTAAACGTCAAGGCAAATCGGTCGACGCAATCCGTGCGTAG